CAGCGGTGGCGGTGGCGCGCAGGGGCAAGGGCCGGGTGGCGCTCTTCACCAGCACGGTGGACCGGGACTGGAGCGACTTCCCCATCCGCACCAGCTTCCTGCCGTTGATGCAGCGCTTCGCGGCGTACCTGGCGGGCTCGCTGGAGGAGCGCGAGGAGCAGAGGGTGCGCGTGGGCGAGACGCTCTCGCTGCGGCCGGAGGGCACGCAGAAGGTGTCGGCGGTGAAGGCACCGGACGGCAAGGAGGTGCCGCACAAGGCCCAGCCGGACGGCACGGTGCTGGTGGGTCCGGTGGAGCAGCCGGGCACGTTCTCGGTGCTGGGAGCGGATGGCAACGCGGTGCCCGCGCTGGCCTTCGCGGCGACGCTCGACCCGGCCGAGAGTGACTTGAGCCGGCTGCCGCAGGACGCGCTGTCCGCGCACTTCGGCGAGGAGACGGTGAAGGCGTCGAGCTCGGACTCGGAGCGCCCACCCGTGCCGCTGTGGACGTGGCTCATCGTGGCCGCGGCCCTCGCCTTCTTCTTTGAAGGCACCCTGCTGCGCAAGTAGCCAGGGAAGACGGACCCGTCGTCAGTGGTGGATCTCCACGAGGGCCTCCACGGGGGTCTCTTTGGAGGGCTCCAGGGAAGCGGGGGTGAGGACCTCGCCCGTGCTCTCGTCGATCACCTGGGCCACGGCGTCCTCGAACTCGTTCAGCGGGCAGCTCTTGGAGAGCGTCATGCGGACGCCGGGAATCCGGGGGGCCCGCCGGGAGCTGTGCAGGATGATGGGAACCCCCTCGAGCCCCGGCTCGTGGAGCAGGCGCTGGCAGAGCTCGACGCCATCCATGCGAGGCATCATCCAGTCCGTCACGACCAGGTCCGGCCGCTGCTGGCGGGCCTTCTCCAAGGCTTCCAGGCCATCGTGCGCATGGATGACCTGGTAGCCCATGACCTCCAATACGTCGGTGTAGAGCTCT
The sequence above is drawn from the Archangium gephyra genome and encodes:
- a CDS encoding response regulator, with protein sequence MSTILLVDDEPDLQELYTDVLEVMGYQVIHAHDGLEALEKARQQRPDLVVTDWMMPRMDGVELCQRLLHEPGLEGVPIILHSSRRAPRIPGVRMTLSKSCPLNEFEDAVAQVIDESTGEVLTPASLEPSKETPVEALVEIHH